Proteins found in one Scardovia inopinata JCM 12537 genomic segment:
- the hemW gene encoding radical SAM family heme chaperone HemW, whose translation MTLNQVFQISPASPVEEISQAGRVAPFSLYIHVPFCMRRCGYCDFNTYTASDLGGGASRDNYANLAVQEMVLVKQWQEEQGIKEPALSTVFFGGGTPTILPAHDLISILSAARDIWGICEGAEITTEANPDTVDSNYIHQLADGGFTRISFGMQSAVPSVLATLDRTHTPAHVESGVRAAQKAGLRTSLDLIYGTPGESLDQWEVSLRAALDLGVTHISAYALTVEPHTAMGRRISRGQLPAPDDDDQAEKYRLAERMLTDAGLSWYEVSNWALPGDESRHNLGYWHNIDWAGIGPGAHSHYNFQPLRAWDIAHPRAWAQTMTDDKRVPWQGQENISPSENLEEAILLGVRIRDGLSLDLTDSLAVRQGLEPLDESVIHDLESEGLVTVTTEPRILTPTLNGRLLNDLVIERLFNAYKV comes from the coding sequence ATGACACTGAACCAGGTCTTTCAAATCTCACCGGCCTCACCGGTAGAAGAAATTTCGCAGGCGGGACGGGTTGCTCCTTTCAGCCTGTATATTCATGTCCCCTTTTGCATGAGACGCTGTGGCTATTGTGATTTCAATACCTATACAGCCTCTGACCTGGGTGGGGGAGCCAGCAGGGATAATTATGCTAACCTGGCCGTTCAGGAAATGGTTTTGGTTAAACAGTGGCAGGAAGAGCAGGGGATTAAAGAGCCTGCCCTGTCCACTGTTTTCTTTGGCGGGGGGACTCCGACTATTCTTCCTGCCCATGACCTGATTTCCATCCTGTCTGCTGCCCGGGATATCTGGGGTATTTGCGAAGGGGCTGAAATTACTACTGAAGCCAACCCTGATACGGTTGACAGCAATTACATTCATCAGCTCGCAGATGGCGGTTTCACCCGGATATCCTTTGGCATGCAGTCAGCCGTACCATCAGTCCTGGCAACCCTGGACCGGACTCATACTCCGGCACATGTGGAATCGGGGGTGAGAGCGGCTCAGAAAGCAGGCCTGCGCACCAGCCTTGATTTGATTTATGGAACGCCGGGGGAGAGCCTGGACCAGTGGGAAGTCAGTCTGCGAGCTGCCCTGGATTTGGGAGTCACTCATATTTCTGCCTATGCCCTTACTGTGGAACCGCATACGGCTATGGGAAGGCGGATTTCTCGCGGTCAGCTCCCTGCCCCTGATGACGACGATCAGGCTGAAAAGTACCGCCTGGCTGAGCGAATGTTGACTGATGCCGGTCTTTCTTGGTATGAGGTATCTAACTGGGCTCTTCCTGGGGATGAATCCCGTCATAATTTAGGGTATTGGCATAACATTGACTGGGCGGGGATAGGCCCAGGTGCTCATTCTCACTATAATTTCCAGCCGTTGCGGGCATGGGATATAGCCCATCCCCGGGCATGGGCACAAACGATGACAGATGATAAAAGGGTTCCCTGGCAGGGCCAAGAGAATATCAGTCCGAGTGAAAATTTAGAAGAGGCCATACTGCTGGGTGTGCGGATTCGTGATGGTCTGTCGCTTGATCTTACTGATTCTTTGGCAGTTCGACAGGGACTGGAGCCCTTGGACGAATCTGTTATTCACGATCTAGAATCTGAGGGGCTGGTGACAGTGACCACAGAGCCCCGAATACTAACTCCAACCCTGAATGGCCGACTGTTGAATGATCTGGTTATAGAGCGCCTATTTAATGCATATAAGGTATAA
- a CDS encoding MFS transporter, producing MWILIKGKEIHMERVDNLDNNDTVSDSAVKDTSVQESKSSAGGKPRLTGNYAWWFTADTASALSQSIRSFAISVVLLTLTGSTVQSGYMSALSYLLVGLTALMGGVIVDRYDRRKLLILSTLIGAVVYGITFIWGSLWGLNVVLLYAITVILGIKAGLLGNVSDILLREVVPPEELPVAMSLNQGRDATVSLLGSPLSGFLVTVSSVFPFAVATVLNLVGAFSAKFIKLRKQVEKHDDPGNSSHTTNSMKDQFRKAFKGFSLIHRTPILRRMVMVSVLFFPFINAVLNLLVYYTVNTEKSPLSAGWLESSTALGLLVGSLISARLVKKVDTGKIIILAFLVPVPLVFGAVFAPNYIVRLCFLLPIVLMLPAANASSGGFIMQIIPQNLLGRYFAVMSLLGVIFNPLMSLVVGYGLKYWGLRVTGTIFATGMLITALPSFSSLLRNIPTPDKWNDYAQTLTVKS from the coding sequence ATGTGGATCTTGATTAAGGGGAAAGAAATTCATATGGAACGTGTAGATAATCTTGATAATAATGATACGGTCAGTGATTCTGCAGTGAAGGATACTTCTGTGCAGGAAAGCAAATCATCAGCTGGGGGTAAGCCCCGTCTGACTGGTAATTACGCCTGGTGGTTTACGGCTGATACTGCTTCCGCCCTCAGTCAATCCATTCGGTCCTTCGCTATTTCAGTAGTTCTGCTGACCCTTACCGGATCCACCGTTCAATCCGGATACATGAGTGCCCTCTCGTATCTTTTAGTTGGTCTTACTGCCCTCATGGGGGGTGTCATTGTTGATCGATATGATCGGCGGAAACTTCTTATACTCTCTACTCTTATTGGGGCTGTAGTTTATGGCATAACTTTTATATGGGGATCCCTGTGGGGATTAAATGTTGTCCTTCTTTATGCAATTACTGTTATTCTCGGTATCAAGGCAGGCCTTTTGGGGAATGTGTCAGACATACTTCTGAGGGAAGTCGTCCCACCTGAAGAGCTGCCCGTTGCCATGTCTCTCAATCAGGGCAGAGATGCAACAGTCAGCCTTCTGGGTTCTCCTCTGTCTGGTTTTCTGGTGACAGTCTCTTCCGTTTTTCCTTTTGCCGTAGCAACAGTGCTCAACCTGGTCGGAGCTTTCTCTGCCAAGTTTATAAAATTGCGCAAGCAGGTTGAGAAGCATGATGACCCTGGAAACAGTTCGCATACGACCAACAGTATGAAGGATCAATTCCGCAAAGCATTCAAAGGGTTCTCCTTGATACATCGCACACCCATTCTCCGGCGTATGGTTATGGTCTCGGTTTTATTTTTCCCTTTTATTAATGCCGTTCTTAACCTTTTGGTTTACTATACTGTCAATACTGAGAAGTCGCCTCTTTCTGCAGGATGGCTGGAATCATCCACCGCTCTTGGCTTGTTGGTTGGATCCTTGATTTCAGCCCGCCTGGTGAAGAAGGTGGATACAGGGAAAATAATTATTCTTGCCTTCCTGGTGCCTGTACCTCTGGTTTTTGGTGCAGTTTTTGCTCCCAACTACATTGTACGGCTCTGTTTTCTTCTTCCTATTGTTCTTATGCTTCCAGCCGCTAACGCAAGTTCAGGAGGATTTATTATGCAGATCATACCGCAAAATCTTCTTGGCCGTTATTTTGCCGTTATGTCCCTGCTGGGAGTCATTTTTAATCCACTCATGTCGCTGGTAGTGGGATATGGATTGAAATACTGGGGATTAAGAGTTACCGGGACGATTTTTGCTACAGGCATGCTGATTACTGCTTTGCCATCTTTCAGCAGTCTGCTCCGGAACATACCCACTCCTGATAAATGGAATGATTATGCACAAACTCTAACTGTGAAAAGTTGA
- a CDS encoding MFS transporter: MIKKIQALKPAFRWAIVGLVFSMVGNQAFEGSMIPSIIAVSLPAWVLAFRSTFSVVSDFFSPAAAWVVEKVGAFKALATTEDLEGVLCLIVALIPSSLPWWKWALFALSCALLLTGLIIDVAGEVFDVDMAGGDDKALVNYSAVLSVLASIVILLGSVAGSAIATVSVVAVLIFSSVTSFACAATRFFSRGYMPHHHTEEVLADSSPETSSADSSAENAEASQETESAVNTEPAFTIGAFLKKPFSSQNLPFASLLAGSFFLVLIPAFWISYTSLGIGHTHGNKILPVITAFDGAGSILGSLLYSHFSSKWTMKKLTYSGLGIMMAGVLLVATHFLPLICLGYMLSEVGRMSMAQSVVVARQLTFKGPALARFSGFVRFIASFAGVIGSWLGLLLSAWWQYLPFGALALGLLAVPALRALPEGRRQKSAANN, encoded by the coding sequence ATGATTAAAAAAATACAAGCTTTAAAGCCTGCTTTTCGCTGGGCTATTGTGGGACTTGTCTTCTCTATGGTGGGGAATCAGGCCTTTGAGGGATCGATGATTCCCAGCATTATTGCTGTCAGTCTGCCCGCCTGGGTGCTGGCTTTCCGCAGTACCTTCAGCGTTGTCAGTGATTTTTTCTCTCCAGCCGCTGCCTGGGTAGTAGAGAAAGTTGGCGCTTTTAAGGCACTGGCAACAACTGAGGATCTGGAAGGGGTTCTGTGCCTGATTGTAGCTCTTATCCCTTCGTCTCTGCCCTGGTGGAAATGGGCACTTTTTGCCCTATCCTGCGCTCTTCTGCTCACCGGATTAATTATTGACGTTGCCGGTGAAGTTTTCGATGTAGATATGGCTGGAGGTGATGACAAGGCATTAGTTAACTACAGTGCTGTCCTCAGTGTTCTTGCCAGCATTGTGATTTTGCTGGGAAGTGTGGCTGGCTCAGCCATTGCTACTGTTTCTGTTGTCGCTGTTCTCATTTTCTCTTCGGTGACTTCTTTTGCCTGTGCCGCTACCCGTTTCTTTTCCCGGGGATATATGCCGCATCATCATACAGAAGAGGTCCTGGCTGATTCCTCACCTGAAACATCGTCTGCAGATTCATCGGCCGAAAATGCAGAAGCCAGCCAGGAGACTGAGTCTGCTGTCAATACAGAACCTGCTTTTACCATAGGAGCTTTTCTGAAGAAACCCTTCTCATCTCAGAACTTGCCCTTTGCCAGTCTTTTGGCCGGGTCCTTCTTCCTGGTCCTCATTCCTGCCTTCTGGATCAGCTACACCAGCCTGGGGATCGGCCATACTCATGGAAATAAAATCCTGCCTGTCATTACTGCTTTTGATGGTGCAGGCAGCATTCTGGGTTCCCTCCTTTACTCTCATTTTTCCAGTAAATGGACTATGAAAAAACTCACCTACAGCGGTCTGGGAATTATGATGGCCGGAGTCCTCCTGGTGGCAACCCACTTTCTGCCTCTGATTTGCCTGGGCTATATGCTGTCAGAAGTGGGACGGATGTCTATGGCACAGTCAGTTGTTGTAGCCCGGCAGCTCACTTTTAAAGGGCCGGCCCTGGCACGCTTCAGCGGTTTCGTCCGTTTTATTGCTTCTTTTGCCGGAGTTATTGGGTCCTGGCTGGGCTTGCTTTTGTCTGCCTGGTGGCAGTATCTTCCCTTTGGCGCTCTTGCACTGGGACTTCTTGCTGTTCCGGCCCTGAGGGCCCTTCCTGAAGGAAGAAGACAGAAGTCTGCAGCCAATAACTAG
- the glgA gene encoding glycogen synthase, with the protein MHVDLLTREFPPHVYGGAGVHVEELSLALAQKIDVTVRAFDGPRSPDQVPVLAPSAAGSLEVAGYDVDPSMKGANPALQTFNLDLQMAKDVNADLVHAHTWYSCLAGRLASQLNDIPLVITAHSLEPFRPWKADQLGGGYHLSSWAEKDAYENADAIIAVSQGMKEDILQAYPAVDPSKVRVVYNGITLSEFPEPADDDPGWAVFDRYHIDRSKPTLLFVGRITNQKGLPYLLKALPLINKDIQVVLCAGAPDTPQIMKEVRQAFEKLDQERGNIIWIEEMLPRPQLNALEHGSDAFICPSIYEPLGIVNLEAMVCGLPVIGSATGGIPEVVLDGQTGILVHFDQVHDGTGTPTNPDQFVHDMAAAIDQMFSNPDRAKQMGAAGYQRARDVFSWQAIADETIKVYQSLL; encoded by the coding sequence ATGCATGTTGACTTATTAACCAGAGAATTTCCTCCTCATGTATACGGGGGAGCAGGAGTACACGTAGAAGAGCTGTCCCTTGCCCTGGCTCAAAAGATTGATGTAACCGTGCGGGCTTTTGATGGTCCCCGCAGTCCTGACCAGGTTCCGGTTCTTGCTCCGTCTGCAGCCGGTTCCCTAGAGGTTGCGGGCTACGATGTTGATCCTTCCATGAAAGGAGCAAATCCTGCCCTGCAAACTTTTAATCTGGACCTGCAGATGGCCAAGGATGTGAATGCAGATCTGGTCCATGCCCATACCTGGTACTCCTGTCTGGCTGGCCGCCTGGCTTCCCAGCTCAATGACATTCCTCTGGTAATTACTGCTCACAGCCTGGAACCCTTCCGTCCCTGGAAAGCTGATCAGCTGGGAGGGGGATATCATTTGAGCTCCTGGGCGGAGAAAGATGCTTATGAGAATGCAGATGCCATTATTGCTGTTTCCCAGGGAATGAAGGAGGATATTCTCCAGGCCTATCCTGCCGTCGATCCCAGCAAGGTACGGGTAGTTTACAACGGTATTACCTTGTCTGAATTCCCTGAGCCAGCTGACGATGATCCCGGCTGGGCTGTTTTTGACCGGTATCATATTGACCGGTCCAAGCCTACTCTGCTCTTTGTGGGCCGGATTACCAATCAGAAAGGGCTGCCTTACCTGCTTAAGGCCCTACCCTTAATTAACAAGGATATTCAGGTTGTTCTCTGCGCCGGCGCCCCCGACACTCCACAGATTATGAAAGAGGTTCGCCAGGCATTTGAAAAGCTGGATCAGGAGAGGGGCAATATTATTTGGATTGAAGAAATGCTGCCCAGACCTCAGCTTAATGCCTTGGAGCACGGATCTGATGCCTTTATCTGCCCCAGTATTTATGAGCCCCTGGGGATTGTGAATTTGGAAGCCATGGTCTGCGGATTACCGGTCATAGGAAGTGCCACCGGAGGGATCCCTGAAGTAGTTCTTGATGGTCAGACCGGGATTCTGGTTCATTTTGATCAGGTTCACGACGGAACTGGGACTCCCACCAACCCCGACCAGTTTGTTCATGACATGGCAGCTGCCATTGATCAGATGTTTTCCAACCCTGACCGGGCTAAGCAGATGGGTGCGGCTGGATATCAGCGAGCCAGGGACGTTTTTTCCTGGCAGGCCATAGCCGACGAAACCATTAAGGTTTACCAGAGTTTGCTGTAA
- a CDS encoding ABC transporter ATP-binding protein yields MLKIWRKYLTPYWGQIVILVVFQIAQTILNLYLPNLQADIINKGVATADTDKVYQLGWVMIGISLAQIAANIAASYLSTRIGMRLGYELRRDFFASVENFSLNEMEKFSAGSLITRSTNDVLQVQQATMQALLIILQAPIMFIGGLILAIRQNAKLTWSIAIIIPIVVIVAMLLLSQMGPLFKRLQKSLDTLNRLVREQISGVRVVRAFVREKTETDRFEKANNNVYNILIPVGRLMSTMIPLMFFIINMSNVAIMWFGGKLIESGDMEIGSLQAFIQYLMVILMGAMMAAMMSVMLPRASVAAGRIHEVLTAVSQIQAPDHPYWPDQPRGEVEFKDVSFQYPGAEEPVLSHISFTALPGQTTAIIGSTGSGKSTVIRLASRMFDVTEGQVLVDGHDVKEYDPDQLNTLFGTVPQKALLFTGTIRSNLSFGDPEGKDDQMWKALQVAQAEDFVREEPDGLDTAVAEGGTNFSGGQKQRLCIARALMRNPKIYTFDDSFSALDVATDKRLHQALIPVTRQATQIVVAQRASSIRTADQILVMDNGRIVGRGKHDQLMETCPAYQEIVESQGGQGPDVESLQFNQAEGEK; encoded by the coding sequence ATGCTAAAAATATGGCGGAAATATCTGACTCCGTACTGGGGACAGATTGTCATCCTGGTGGTCTTCCAAATTGCGCAGACTATTTTGAATCTGTATCTGCCCAATTTGCAGGCTGATATTATTAATAAGGGCGTAGCCACGGCTGATACTGACAAGGTGTACCAGCTGGGCTGGGTCATGATAGGAATTTCACTGGCTCAGATTGCAGCCAACATTGCTGCCTCCTATCTATCTACCAGAATAGGTATGAGACTGGGGTACGAGTTACGCCGGGACTTTTTTGCTTCTGTAGAGAACTTCTCTCTGAACGAAATGGAGAAATTCTCAGCCGGCAGTCTGATTACCCGGTCTACCAATGATGTTCTTCAGGTTCAGCAGGCTACTATGCAGGCTCTGCTGATCATTCTCCAAGCACCGATTATGTTCATTGGCGGATTGATCCTGGCTATCCGTCAGAATGCCAAGCTGACCTGGTCCATTGCAATTATTATTCCTATTGTCGTGATTGTGGCCATGCTTCTCCTGTCTCAGATGGGACCGCTTTTCAAACGGTTGCAGAAGAGTCTGGACACCCTGAACCGCCTGGTGCGGGAACAAATCTCCGGAGTTAGGGTTGTCAGAGCTTTTGTTCGTGAAAAAACAGAGACAGATCGTTTTGAAAAAGCCAACAACAATGTTTACAATATTCTGATTCCTGTTGGTCGTCTAATGAGCACCATGATTCCGCTCATGTTCTTTATTATCAACATGTCCAATGTGGCTATCATGTGGTTTGGCGGCAAGCTGATTGAATCAGGAGATATGGAAATTGGCTCTTTGCAGGCTTTCATTCAGTATTTGATGGTTATTCTCATGGGAGCCATGATGGCGGCCATGATGTCCGTTATGCTTCCCCGGGCCAGTGTGGCTGCCGGCCGTATACATGAGGTTCTTACGGCAGTCAGTCAGATTCAGGCTCCAGACCATCCTTACTGGCCTGATCAGCCCAGGGGAGAAGTGGAATTTAAGGACGTATCCTTCCAATATCCCGGTGCTGAAGAACCGGTCCTTTCTCATATTTCTTTTACAGCTCTTCCTGGGCAGACCACAGCCATTATTGGCTCCACCGGGTCAGGAAAATCGACCGTCATCCGCCTGGCCAGCAGGATGTTTGATGTAACTGAGGGGCAGGTTTTGGTTGATGGACACGATGTCAAAGAATATGATCCAGACCAGCTGAACACTCTTTTTGGAACCGTTCCCCAGAAAGCCCTGCTTTTTACCGGTACTATCCGCTCTAACCTGAGTTTTGGAGATCCTGAGGGCAAGGACGATCAGATGTGGAAGGCCCTGCAGGTAGCCCAGGCTGAAGATTTTGTGCGTGAAGAGCCAGATGGACTTGATACGGCGGTAGCTGAAGGAGGCACCAACTTCTCCGGAGGACAAAAGCAAAGACTGTGCATAGCCCGGGCTCTGATGCGAAATCCTAAAATATATACTTTTGATGATTCCTTCTCAGCCCTGGATGTGGCCACTGACAAGCGTCTGCATCAGGCTTTGATTCCGGTGACCCGGCAGGCTACTCAAATTGTTGTGGCTCAACGGGCTTCATCCATTCGGACAGCTGACCAGATTTTGGTTATGGACAATGGCCGTATTGTGGGAAGAGGAAAGCACGACCAACTGATGGAAACATGTCCCGCGTATCAGGAAATTGTTGAATCCCAGGGAGGACAGGGGCCGGACGTTGAATCCCTGCAGTTTAACCAGGCTGAAGGAGAAAAGTAA
- a CDS encoding ABC transporter ATP-binding protein yields MSHQQSSPQITGSRRHTLSRLIRYLLADKVRFIGMILAGIVGVGLIVYAPKVLAKATNLLFTGVLDVLLTRMGVPQGMSTGQIQKLLQSRGQGKFASLISQYDIHVGQGIDWTALAWVLAGVVGIYLLSILFRLVQNFLMTRVVADSVYVMRRQIETKINSLPLRYFDRVPRGEVMSRTTNDMDNISGSLQQILGEFFFSSFQFIGTVIMMLSVSPLLTVIALAVVPFLLATVAVILRITQPQFVIQWQKTGQVNSHVEEMFSGHMVVRAYGQQEKAKEEFEEYNKGLYESSFKATFVSGLMNPATGFFGNLSFVLVVIFGGIRVINGNLSLGDLQAFSQYSRQISQPLGQIASMASMLQSALASTSRIFEFLDEEEAEKEDPSTPSLIERTGGPIQGHVRFDNVSFSYDPRNPLIGNLSLEALPGQTVAIVGPTGAGKTTLVNLLMRFYEVDQGEITIDGIKTREITRQNLRSHFGMVLQDTWLFDGTIRDNLFYGVHDPSLRTDDRLLEAARATHVDEFVRKLPQGYETVLTEDSSELSLGERQLLTICRALLSNPDILILDEATSSVDTRTEVKVQNAMSALRVGRTSFVIAHRLSTIRDADLILVVNHGSIIEQGNHEQLLAAGGAYAALYNSQFTQGQEE; encoded by the coding sequence ATGTCACATCAGCAATCATCACCGCAAATAACCGGCAGCCGTCGGCACACCCTGTCCCGCTTGATCCGCTACCTTCTGGCTGATAAGGTTCGTTTTATAGGCATGATTCTGGCTGGTATCGTGGGTGTAGGACTGATCGTGTATGCACCCAAGGTTTTGGCCAAGGCAACTAATCTTCTCTTTACAGGAGTTCTGGACGTTCTTCTCACCCGGATGGGGGTGCCTCAGGGGATGAGTACCGGCCAGATTCAGAAACTGCTTCAGTCCCGCGGTCAGGGGAAATTTGCTTCCCTCATTTCCCAGTACGATATTCATGTTGGCCAGGGCATTGACTGGACAGCCTTAGCCTGGGTTCTGGCCGGAGTAGTGGGCATTTATCTCCTGTCAATCCTTTTCCGCCTGGTCCAGAATTTCCTTATGACCAGGGTGGTGGCCGACAGTGTCTATGTAATGCGCAGGCAGATTGAAACCAAGATAAATTCCCTGCCCTTACGCTACTTTGACCGGGTTCCCCGCGGGGAGGTTATGAGCCGGACCACGAACGACATGGATAACATTTCTGGCAGTCTACAGCAGATCCTGGGTGAATTCTTCTTCTCCAGCTTCCAATTTATCGGTACTGTCATCATGATGCTGTCTGTTTCTCCTCTGCTGACTGTGATAGCTCTGGCTGTAGTTCCCTTCCTACTGGCGACTGTGGCTGTTATTCTTCGCATTACCCAGCCTCAGTTTGTTATTCAATGGCAAAAAACCGGACAGGTTAATTCCCATGTTGAGGAAATGTTCTCTGGTCATATGGTTGTTCGTGCATACGGACAGCAGGAGAAAGCCAAGGAAGAGTTTGAAGAATACAACAAGGGACTATATGAGTCCAGCTTTAAGGCAACTTTTGTTTCCGGCCTTATGAATCCTGCTACCGGTTTCTTCGGCAACCTTTCCTTTGTTTTAGTGGTCATTTTTGGCGGAATTAGGGTGATCAACGGGAATCTCAGCTTGGGCGATCTTCAGGCCTTCTCTCAGTACTCCCGCCAAATTTCCCAGCCCCTGGGGCAGATTGCTTCCATGGCCTCCATGCTCCAGTCAGCTTTGGCCAGTACCTCCCGGATTTTCGAATTCCTGGATGAAGAAGAGGCAGAAAAAGAAGATCCTTCTACTCCCAGCTTGATCGAACGGACAGGCGGTCCTATCCAGGGTCATGTCCGCTTTGACAATGTTTCTTTCTCTTACGATCCCAGGAATCCGCTGATTGGTAATCTGAGTCTGGAAGCATTACCAGGTCAGACTGTGGCAATCGTAGGGCCAACTGGAGCCGGCAAGACGACCTTGGTTAATCTTCTCATGCGCTTCTATGAAGTTGATCAGGGAGAGATTACTATTGACGGAATCAAGACCAGGGAGATCACCCGCCAGAATCTGCGTTCTCATTTTGGTATGGTCCTCCAGGATACCTGGCTCTTTGACGGGACAATCAGAGATAATCTCTTCTACGGAGTTCATGACCCTTCTTTGAGAACAGATGACCGTTTACTTGAGGCCGCCAGGGCTACTCATGTGGATGAATTCGTCCGTAAACTGCCTCAAGGCTATGAGACTGTGCTAACGGAAGACAGTTCGGAACTGAGCTTGGGGGAGAGGCAACTCCTGACCATCTGCCGAGCCCTCCTGTCGAACCCTGACATTCTTATTCTGGATGAAGCCACCAGCTCAGTGGACACGAGGACAGAGGTCAAGGTCCAGAATGCCATGAGTGCCCTGAGAGTAGGGCGGACCAGTTTTGTCATTGCTCATCGCCTGTCTACCATTCGGGATGCCGATCTGATTTTGGTAGTCAATCATGGATCCATCATTGAGCAGGGTAATCATGAGCAGCTCCTAGCTGCTGGCGGTGCTTATGCTGCCTTGTATAATTCTCAGTTCACTCAGGGGCAAGAAGAGTGA
- a CDS encoding tRNA (adenine-N1)-methyltransferase, which yields MRRGPLRAGEKVQLTDRKSSMITLQLVPGRYTQTAHGYIRHDDLIGSSEGTVVTTVQLNSSLSDEQAEGAETGRGTGVKPVPSERSAGRKMSGWSYCLMRPRLNDYVLSMPRGAQIMYPKDIAQVLQLGDIRSGMRVLESGGGSGALGINLLEAVGPQGQVTTVEVREDFSQIYRGNVQIFYGFLPHWWKLMVGDFDSTCSQLEDHYFDRIVLDMLDPWNRLDQAGRVLAPGGILTAYVTTATQMSRMAEKLRESGHWTEPEIHETLERNWKADGLAVRPQHQMIGHTGFIIVSRAMADGYPALYKREKASKDTHTDIDSRRDLQTLQLRDMSDRKIRKVLRDLREQADNVTAFADKSVREQEDKSDRSDQQTDGVE from the coding sequence ATCAGGCGGGGGCCGCTGAGAGCCGGGGAAAAAGTCCAGCTGACCGATAGGAAATCGTCCATGATTACCCTGCAGCTGGTCCCCGGTCGCTATACCCAAACAGCTCATGGCTATATTCGCCATGATGATCTGATTGGGTCCAGCGAGGGAACTGTTGTTACTACCGTCCAGCTCAATTCCTCTTTGTCTGATGAACAGGCAGAAGGAGCAGAAACAGGACGGGGAACAGGTGTCAAACCGGTACCATCCGAGCGATCGGCAGGAAGAAAAATGTCCGGCTGGTCATATTGCCTTATGCGGCCCCGCCTGAATGATTATGTTTTATCTATGCCCCGAGGGGCACAGATAATGTATCCCAAAGATATTGCCCAGGTTCTTCAGCTGGGTGATATCCGTAGCGGCATGCGGGTCCTGGAATCAGGCGGAGGGAGCGGAGCACTGGGAATTAACCTCCTGGAAGCTGTTGGCCCTCAGGGGCAGGTTACCACTGTTGAGGTCCGGGAAGATTTTTCCCAGATTTACCGGGGCAATGTTCAGATTTTCTATGGCTTTCTTCCTCATTGGTGGAAGCTGATGGTCGGAGATTTTGACAGCACTTGTTCCCAGCTGGAAGATCACTATTTTGATCGGATTGTGCTCGATATGCTGGATCCCTGGAATCGGCTGGATCAGGCTGGCCGGGTTCTGGCTCCAGGAGGAATACTCACTGCCTATGTAACTACTGCCACTCAGATGAGCCGAATGGCAGAAAAATTGAGGGAGTCAGGGCACTGGACTGAACCAGAAATCCATGAGACCCTGGAACGTAACTGGAAGGCTGACGGATTGGCTGTGCGTCCACAGCATCAGATGATCGGTCATACTGGTTTTATTATTGTCAGCCGGGCTATGGCTGACGGTTACCCGGCCCTGTATAAGAGAGAAAAGGCTTCCAAAGACACCCATACTGATATTGACAGCCGCCGTGATTTGCAGACCCTCCAATTGAGAGATATGTCTGATCGGAAAATTCGTAAGGTTCTCAGGGATTTGCGTGAACAAGCAGACAATGTGACGGCTTTTGCTGATAAATCTGTCCGTGAGCAGGAAGATAAGTCAGACCGGTCAGACCAGCAGACAGATGGAGTAGAATGA
- a CDS encoding SixA phosphatase family protein, whose protein sequence is MSANLSKISKRAHGYEYRLILMRHAKTEAENQGGDIERQLTDKGRKQAKRVAKALKSMDLNPDSLVCSGAQRARQTADRMLKVFGDKPEVTYRKALYDQGLQAYIDVLGSCDAKVHTLMVIGHEPTVSSAAHWLSGSDSKRSYVDAIELGLSPASVALIASNDPFSDWDTGKQFLIGLFTPKDCE, encoded by the coding sequence GTGAGTGCTAATCTTTCGAAAATATCCAAGAGAGCCCATGGGTATGAATATCGTCTTATTCTCATGCGTCATGCTAAAACTGAAGCAGAAAATCAGGGTGGAGACATAGAGCGTCAGTTGACGGACAAGGGACGCAAACAGGCCAAAAGAGTTGCCAAAGCGCTTAAATCTATGGATTTGAATCCTGACAGTCTGGTATGCTCCGGTGCTCAGAGGGCTCGGCAGACGGCAGACAGGATGCTGAAAGTTTTTGGAGACAAACCTGAAGTCACTTATCGGAAAGCCTTGTATGATCAGGGTCTTCAGGCGTATATTGATGTCCTTGGTTCCTGTGACGCAAAGGTTCACACCCTTATGGTGATTGGACATGAGCCCACCGTATCGTCAGCTGCTCACTGGCTGTCAGGCTCAGACAGCAAAAGATCGTATGTGGATGCTATTGAGTTGGGACTGTCTCCGGCTTCTGTTGCCCTGATTGCCAGCAACGATCCTTTTTCCGACTGGGATACAGGGAAGCAGTTTCTTATCGGTCTTTTCACGCCTAAAGACTGTGAGTAA